The Streptomyces sp. CC0208 genome window below encodes:
- a CDS encoding DUF1080 domain-containing protein, whose amino-acid sequence MIRRLVRRRRAGLLTGVLLAVLLVSAFAGGLTLRDAGRGDPPAEFRPEFPERGLVTNEFAYWHPDAPGARHSPDWTMTSGSLFGLDGAGWSGHPDGERPDAESARATDSAVFRLASRRRDFGDTRLSLRLRLTDLVTTPRTPAQPYDGVHLWLRFHSEQECYAVSVIRRDGQVVVKRKTPGGPANGGTYVTLASASASFPPDDWTQAVATATDLPDHRVRITLELGGRRVLDVTDASPGGLYTPGGIGVRGDNTEFMFRDFTAQPE is encoded by the coding sequence GTGATCCGGCGGCTCGTGCGGCGTCGGCGGGCAGGACTCCTCACCGGGGTCCTGCTCGCCGTGCTGCTGGTGTCGGCGTTCGCGGGCGGACTGACGCTGCGCGACGCAGGCCGGGGCGACCCGCCCGCGGAGTTCCGGCCCGAGTTTCCCGAACGGGGCCTGGTCACCAACGAGTTCGCGTACTGGCACCCCGACGCCCCCGGCGCCCGCCACTCCCCCGACTGGACCATGACCAGCGGCTCACTGTTCGGGCTCGACGGGGCGGGCTGGTCGGGGCATCCCGACGGTGAGCGTCCCGACGCCGAGTCCGCCCGGGCCACGGACTCGGCGGTCTTCCGGCTTGCCTCGCGGCGCCGCGACTTCGGTGACACCCGCCTCTCCCTGCGGCTGCGTCTGACGGACCTGGTGACGACACCGCGCACTCCGGCGCAGCCGTACGACGGTGTCCATCTGTGGCTGCGGTTCCACAGCGAGCAGGAGTGCTACGCGGTCAGCGTGATCCGGCGGGACGGGCAGGTCGTGGTGAAGCGCAAGACGCCCGGCGGCCCGGCCAACGGGGGCACTTACGTGACCCTTGCCAGCGCGTCCGCCTCGTTCCCGCCGGATGACTGGACCCAGGCCGTGGCCACCGCCACCGACCTCCCGGACCACCGGGTGCGCATCACCTTGGAACTCGGGGGCCGCCGGGTGCTGGACGTGACGGACGCCTCACCGGGGGGCCTGTACACACCCGGTGGCATCGGCGTCCGGGGTGACAACACGGAGTTCATGTTCCGTGACTTCACGGCACAACCGGAATGA
- a CDS encoding phosphatidylserine decarboxylase: protein MPHSQTSAHRDSLAGVRLARGASPWLLPTVATAALSLVRARRSGAAKAVAVPATALAAGMLWFFRDPEREIAPGRVISPADGVVQSIMPWKDGRTRVAIFMSPLNVHVNRAPLSGTVTSVEHIPGGFVPAFNKESENNERVVWHFDTELGDIEMIQIAGAVARRIVPYIPQGTKVEQGDRIGLIRFGSRVDIYLPEGVEVAVEVGQKTTAGVTRIDRD from the coding sequence ATGCCCCACAGCCAAACCTCTGCACATCGCGACAGCCTGGCAGGCGTACGCCTCGCGCGCGGAGCATCGCCGTGGCTCCTGCCGACCGTCGCCACCGCAGCACTGAGCCTGGTACGCGCGCGCAGGTCCGGCGCCGCCAAGGCCGTCGCCGTGCCCGCCACCGCGCTGGCGGCGGGCATGCTGTGGTTCTTCCGCGACCCCGAGCGCGAGATCGCCCCGGGCCGGGTCATCTCGCCCGCCGACGGTGTGGTGCAGAGCATCATGCCGTGGAAGGACGGTCGCACCCGCGTCGCGATCTTCATGAGCCCGCTCAACGTCCACGTCAACCGCGCGCCGCTCTCCGGCACGGTGACCTCGGTCGAGCACATCCCCGGCGGGTTCGTTCCGGCGTTCAACAAGGAGAGCGAGAACAACGAGCGCGTCGTCTGGCACTTCGACACCGAGCTCGGTGACATCGAGATGATCCAGATCGCCGGCGCGGTGGCCCGTCGCATCGTGCCCTACATCCCGCAGGGCACGAAGGTCGAGCAGGGTGACCGCATCGGTCTGATCCGCTTCGGCTCGCGCGTCGACATCTACCTGCCCGAGGGCGTGGAGGTCGCGGTCGAGGTCGGCCAGAAGACGACGGCTGGGGTGACTCGCATTGACCGTGATTGA
- a CDS encoding CoA ester lyase, which produces MTTPVNRLRPRRSCLAVPGSNPRFLEKAQGLPADQVFLDLEDACAPLAKPEARHTIVKFLNEGDWTGKTRVVRVNDWTTEWTYRDVVTVVEGAGQNLDCIMLPKVQTAEQIVALDLLLTQIEKTMGFEVGKIGIEAQIENAQGLNNVNEIATASQRVETIIFGPADFMASINMKSLVVGEQPPGYPADAYHYILMKILMAARANNLQAIDGPYLQIRNIDGYREVAQRAAALGFDGKWVLHPGQVEASNEIFSPSQEDYDHAELILDAYDYYTSEAGGKKGSAMLGDEMIDEASRKMALVISGKGRAAGMQRTSKFEIPEA; this is translated from the coding sequence ATGACCACGCCCGTCAACCGTCTGCGTCCGCGACGCTCCTGTCTCGCGGTCCCCGGGAGCAACCCCCGCTTCCTGGAGAAGGCGCAGGGCCTCCCCGCCGACCAGGTCTTCCTCGACCTGGAGGACGCGTGCGCCCCGCTCGCCAAGCCCGAGGCGCGGCACACCATCGTCAAGTTCCTCAACGAGGGTGACTGGACCGGCAAGACGAGGGTCGTGCGCGTCAACGACTGGACGACCGAGTGGACGTACCGCGATGTCGTCACCGTCGTCGAGGGGGCCGGCCAGAACCTCGACTGCATCATGCTGCCGAAGGTGCAGACGGCCGAACAGATCGTCGCGCTCGACCTCCTGCTGACCCAGATCGAGAAGACCATGGGCTTCGAGGTCGGCAAGATCGGCATCGAGGCGCAGATCGAGAACGCGCAGGGCCTCAACAACGTCAACGAGATCGCGACGGCGTCCCAGCGGGTCGAGACGATCATCTTCGGCCCGGCCGACTTCATGGCGTCGATCAACATGAAGTCGCTGGTCGTGGGCGAGCAGCCGCCCGGCTACCCGGCGGACGCCTACCACTACATCCTGATGAAGATCCTGATGGCCGCCCGCGCCAACAACCTCCAGGCGATCGACGGCCCCTACCTCCAGATCCGCAACATCGACGGCTACCGCGAGGTCGCCCAGCGTGCCGCGGCCCTCGGTTTCGACGGCAAGTGGGTGCTGCACCCGGGCCAGGTCGAGGCGTCCAACGAGATCTTCTCGCCCTCCCAGGAGGACTACGACCACGCCGAGCTGATCCTGGACGCGTACGACTACTACACGTCCGAGGCGGGCGGCAAGAAGGGCTCGGCGATGCTCGGCGACGAGATGATCGACGAGGCCAGCCGCAAGATGGCGCTGGTCATCTCCGGCAAGGGGCGTGCGGCCGGTATGCAGCGCACCTCCAAGTTCGAGATCCCGGAGGCCTGA
- a CDS encoding MaoC family dehydratase: MQFGRTYEEFEVGAVYKHWPGKTVTEYDDHLFCLLTMNHHPLHMDVNYAEKTTDFGKNVVVGNYIYSLLLGMSVPDVSGKAIANLEIESLKHVAPTFHGDTIYGQTTVLDKWPSKSKNDRGIVYVETKGYKQDGTLVCVFRRKVMVPTETYIKERGGEQPGRPELQEG, from the coding sequence ATGCAGTTCGGACGCACCTACGAGGAGTTCGAGGTCGGGGCGGTCTACAAGCACTGGCCCGGGAAGACGGTCACGGAGTACGACGACCACCTCTTCTGTCTCCTCACCATGAACCACCACCCGCTCCACATGGACGTCAACTACGCCGAGAAGACAACGGACTTCGGCAAGAACGTCGTGGTCGGGAACTACATCTACTCCCTGCTGCTCGGCATGTCCGTGCCGGACGTCTCCGGCAAGGCGATCGCCAACCTGGAGATCGAGTCACTCAAGCACGTGGCGCCGACCTTCCACGGCGACACGATCTACGGCCAGACGACCGTGCTCGACAAGTGGCCCTCCAAGTCGAAGAACGACCGCGGGATCGTGTACGTCGAGACCAAGGGCTACAAGCAGGACGGCACGCTGGTCTGCGTGTTCCGCCGCAAGGTCATGGTGCCCACCGAGACCTACATCAAGGAGCGCGGCGGCGAGCAGCCCGGCCGCCCGGAACTTCAGGAGGGCTGA
- a CDS encoding protein meaA — translation MTERQPAAGKREKDRPWLMRTYAGHSTAEASNELYRRNLAKGQTGLSVAFDLPTQTGYDSDHILARGEVGRVGVPIAHLGDMRRLFQDIPLEQMNTSMTINATAMWLLALYQVVAEEQGADITQLQGTTQNDIVKEYLSRGTHVFPPVPSLRLTTDMIAYTVSHIPKWNPINICSYHLQEAGATPVQEIAYAMSTAIAVLDAVRDSGQVPQERMGDVVGRISFFVNAGVRFIEEMCKMRAFGRIWDQVTRERYGIENPKHRRFRYGVQVNSLGLTEAQPENNVQRIVLEMLAVTLSKDARARAVQLPAWNEALGLPRPWDQQWSLRMQQVLAYESDLLEYEDIFEGSHVVEAKVAKLVEESLAEIERIQEMGGAMAAVESGYLKSQLVSSHAERRARIESGQEKIIGVNIFETTEPNPLTADLDTAIQTVDPAVEARVIAGLQNWRDTRYQPPFNHPRPCKALEKLKEAAKGTANLMEATLECARAGVTTGEWAGALREVFGEFRAPTGVSSAPVAVPAEAGSAMADVRRRVEVTAKELGVGKLRFLVGKPGLDGHSNGAEQIAVRARDAGFEVVYQGIRLTPEQIVDAALAEDVHAVGLSILSGSHAQLVPDVLERLHVAGATDVPVIAGGIIPNGDAEQLRAAGVAAVFTPKDFDITGIIGRIVDEIRKANKLDPLEVPA, via the coding sequence ATGACTGAGCGTCAGCCCGCCGCAGGCAAGCGGGAGAAGGACCGGCCGTGGCTCATGCGCACGTACGCCGGTCACTCCACGGCCGAGGCGTCCAACGAGCTGTACCGGCGCAACCTCGCCAAGGGGCAGACAGGGCTCTCCGTGGCCTTCGACCTGCCCACGCAGACCGGTTACGACTCCGACCACATCCTCGCCCGCGGCGAGGTGGGCCGGGTCGGCGTGCCGATCGCGCACCTCGGTGACATGCGCCGGCTGTTCCAGGACATCCCCCTGGAGCAGATGAACACCTCGATGACGATCAACGCCACCGCCATGTGGCTGCTGGCGCTCTACCAGGTGGTCGCCGAGGAGCAGGGCGCGGACATCACCCAGCTCCAGGGCACGACCCAGAACGACATCGTCAAGGAGTACCTGTCCCGGGGCACGCACGTCTTCCCTCCGGTGCCGAGCCTCCGCCTGACGACCGACATGATCGCGTACACGGTCTCCCACATCCCCAAGTGGAACCCGATCAACATCTGCAGCTACCACCTGCAGGAGGCGGGCGCCACACCGGTCCAGGAGATCGCGTACGCGATGTCGACGGCGATCGCGGTCCTGGACGCCGTCCGGGACTCGGGACAGGTACCGCAGGAGCGCATGGGCGATGTCGTCGGCCGTATCTCCTTCTTCGTGAACGCGGGCGTCCGCTTCATCGAGGAGATGTGCAAGATGCGCGCCTTCGGCCGCATCTGGGACCAGGTCACGCGCGAGCGCTACGGCATCGAGAACCCCAAGCACCGCCGCTTCCGGTACGGCGTCCAGGTCAACTCCCTCGGACTGACCGAGGCGCAGCCGGAGAACAACGTCCAGCGGATCGTCCTCGAGATGCTGGCCGTGACCCTCTCGAAGGACGCACGCGCGCGTGCCGTCCAGCTGCCGGCCTGGAACGAGGCCCTGGGCCTTCCCCGGCCCTGGGACCAGCAGTGGTCGCTGCGGATGCAGCAGGTGCTGGCCTACGAGAGCGACCTGCTGGAGTACGAGGACATCTTCGAGGGCTCGCACGTCGTCGAGGCGAAGGTCGCGAAGCTCGTCGAGGAGTCCCTCGCGGAGATCGAGCGCATCCAGGAGATGGGCGGCGCGATGGCCGCCGTCGAGTCGGGCTACCTGAAGTCGCAGCTCGTCTCCTCGCACGCCGAACGCCGGGCTCGTATCGAGTCCGGGCAGGAGAAGATCATCGGCGTCAACATCTTCGAGACGACCGAGCCGAACCCGCTGACGGCCGATCTGGACACCGCGATCCAGACGGTGGACCCGGCCGTCGAGGCCCGCGTGATCGCCGGGCTGCAGAACTGGCGCGACACCCGCTACCAGCCGCCCTTCAACCACCCGCGCCCGTGCAAGGCGCTGGAGAAGCTGAAGGAGGCCGCCAAGGGCACCGCCAACCTCATGGAGGCCACCCTGGAGTGCGCCCGCGCGGGTGTCACGACCGGCGAGTGGGCCGGGGCCCTGCGGGAGGTGTTCGGCGAGTTCCGGGCGCCCACGGGCGTCTCCTCGGCGCCGGTCGCGGTCCCGGCGGAAGCCGGCTCGGCCATGGCCGACGTCCGCCGCCGGGTCGAGGTGACCGCCAAGGAACTCGGCGTCGGCAAGCTGCGCTTCCTGGTCGGCAAGCCGGGCCTGGACGGGCACTCCAACGGCGCCGAGCAGATAGCCGTACGCGCGAGGGACGCCGGCTTCGAGGTGGTCTACCAGGGCATCCGGCTGACTCCGGAACAGATCGTGGACGCGGCCCTCGCCGAGGACGTGCACGCGGTCGGCCTGTCCATCCTGTCCGGCTCGCACGCCCAGCTGGTGCCGGACGTCCTGGAAAGGCTCCATGTGGCAGGCGCCACAGATGTACCTGTCATCGCCGGTGGGATCATCCCCAATGGAGACGCCGAACAGCTCAGGGCTGCCGGCGTGGCCGCGGTCTTCACCCCGAAGGACTTCGACATCACCGGAATCATCGGCCGCATCGTCGACGAGATCCGGAAAGCGAACAAGCTCGACCCCCTGGAGGTCCCCGCATGA
- a CDS encoding polysaccharide deacetylase family protein, with protein sequence MDRPVTGRRSRLTARLRRGTLRGALAALTALVLTVPFVVAWRVYVDQRNVTRQVSVPAAHVDAATAARWKAVGAGLPERAAPVILTYHDLKPHSGSRYIVDPAVFERQLSALRAAGYRTLTTDEFVAYLLGGPVPPRSVMLTFDDGTHGLWTYGDRILARHRMNAVSFLITGRVGRHRPYYLSWQEIARMARSGRWDFEDHTHDLHSRTRIGPHGELGSLLAHRRYLASTGRLESTDHYQRRVRADFTSSLADFERHGLPRPSLFAYPFSESADPQQTSYVRDLIERTFAAALTDKTFAPEPAARRSAVHQEYQRLEVFADTTPDALLAQVAARTPVPPTGDPLRFPERWTGISWKPLGSTDVLTGKGSVSDHYVYGAYAPYGAADWDHYSVTAGLTALPARGGSATVFARVGGDATVGVRVSHGTAQVVGGRTRNRVLAEHALTPGPSHEVRLTVDGARTEAVVDGRHRFTVPNSSGVRGTGGIALALSQGETGPSWPAFSHVETAPLPGSPAVAGPFDGPAGWTDGDGRRARAVIGAGGVQPIGSRGWAFAAYRPGSTAHWSGYSLNTRLTGLSEEGLHSSVVVRRGAPDQLTVRLSRGWITVLSGPGAHPRTVLSRKLPDAAERDVRVSVGPRTTDVTVGAGLVHTSVPAAGGTGGIALGVYRRSEAQPWPGFADCAVDGGRTA encoded by the coding sequence GTGGACCGCCCTGTGACCGGGAGGCGGTCCCGCCTCACCGCCCGTCTGCGCCGCGGCACCCTGCGCGGCGCCCTGGCCGCACTGACCGCGCTGGTGCTCACCGTGCCCTTCGTGGTCGCCTGGCGTGTCTACGTCGACCAGCGCAACGTGACCCGCCAGGTGAGCGTGCCGGCCGCGCACGTCGACGCGGCGACCGCCGCCCGCTGGAAGGCCGTCGGAGCCGGTCTTCCGGAACGCGCGGCGCCGGTGATCCTCACCTACCACGACCTCAAGCCGCACAGCGGCAGCCGCTACATCGTGGACCCGGCCGTGTTCGAACGGCAGCTCAGCGCCCTCCGGGCGGCGGGCTACCGCACCCTCACCACCGACGAGTTCGTCGCCTACCTGCTCGGCGGCCCGGTGCCGCCGCGCTCGGTGATGCTGACCTTCGACGACGGCACCCACGGCCTGTGGACCTACGGGGACCGCATCCTCGCACGGCACCGCATGAACGCCGTCTCGTTCCTCATCACCGGCAGGGTGGGCCGGCACCGGCCCTACTACCTGTCCTGGCAGGAGATCGCCCGGATGGCCCGCTCGGGCCGCTGGGACTTCGAGGACCACACCCACGACCTGCACAGCCGCACCCGGATCGGCCCGCACGGTGAGCTGGGCTCACTGCTCGCCCACCGCAGGTACCTCGCCTCCACCGGCCGTCTGGAGAGCACGGACCACTACCAGCGCAGGGTCAGGGCGGACTTCACCAGCTCCCTGGCGGACTTCGAACGACACGGCCTGCCCCGGCCCAGTCTGTTCGCCTATCCCTTCTCGGAGTCGGCGGACCCGCAGCAGACGTCGTATGTGCGCGACCTGATCGAGCGGACCTTCGCGGCGGCCCTGACGGACAAGACGTTCGCCCCCGAGCCGGCGGCCCGCAGATCGGCTGTCCACCAGGAGTACCAGCGTCTCGAGGTCTTCGCGGACACCACCCCCGACGCCCTGCTCGCGCAGGTGGCGGCCCGTACGCCGGTGCCGCCGACGGGTGACCCGCTGCGCTTCCCGGAGCGCTGGACGGGCATCAGCTGGAAGCCGCTCGGAAGCACCGACGTGCTCACCGGGAAGGGCTCGGTTTCCGACCACTACGTCTACGGCGCCTACGCTCCGTACGGCGCCGCCGACTGGGACCACTACTCGGTCACCGCCGGGCTGACCGCCCTGCCCGCGCGAGGCGGCAGCGCCACGGTGTTCGCGCGGGTCGGCGGGGACGCCACGGTCGGGGTGCGTGTCTCCCACGGCACCGCCCAGGTGGTCGGCGGCCGGACGCGGAACCGTGTCCTCGCGGAACACGCGCTGACTCCCGGCCCCTCCCACGAGGTCCGGCTGACCGTGGACGGTGCCCGGACCGAGGCGGTGGTGGACGGCCGCCACCGGTTCACGGTGCCGAACAGCAGCGGGGTGCGCGGCACCGGCGGGATCGCCCTGGCCCTGTCCCAGGGGGAGACCGGCCCGTCCTGGCCCGCGTTCAGCCACGTGGAGACCGCCCCGCTGCCCGGCTCGCCGGCCGTCGCGGGGCCCTTCGACGGTCCCGCCGGCTGGACCGACGGGGACGGCCGCCGGGCGCGGGCGGTCATCGGGGCCGGCGGTGTGCAGCCGATCGGCTCGCGCGGCTGGGCCTTCGCCGCCTACCGGCCCGGCAGCACCGCGCACTGGTCCGGCTACTCGCTGAACACCCGGCTCACAGGCCTGTCGGAGGAGGGGCTGCACAGCTCGGTCGTGGTGCGCCGGGGCGCCCCGGACCAGCTCACGGTCCGCCTCTCCCGCGGCTGGATCACCGTCCTGTCCGGGCCCGGCGCCCACCCTCGTACCGTGCTCTCCCGCAAGCTGCCGGACGCCGCGGAGCGGGATGTGCGGGTGTCGGTCGGGCCACGGACCACCGACGTCACCGTCGGTGCCGGGCTGGTGCACACGTCCGTCCCCGCCGCGGGCGGCACCGGTGGCATCGCGCTCGGCGTCTACCGGCGGTCGGAGGCCCAGCCGTGGCCCGGGTTCGCGGACTGCGCGGTCGACGGAGGGCGTACGGCGTGA
- a CDS encoding acyl-CoA dehydrogenase family protein: MARLAQTAGLTDIQQEILSTVRDFVDKEIIPVATELEHRDEYPQQIVDGLKELGLFGLMIPEEYGGLGESLLTYALCVEEIARGWMSVSGIINTHFIVAYMLKQHGTQEQKDHFLPRMAAGDVRGAFSMSEPGLGSDVSAITSKAVRDGDEYVLNGQKMWLTNGGTSTLVAVLVRSDEGHPEGTAPHKSMTTFLIEKEPGFGEVRPGLTIPGKIDKMGYKGVDTTELIMDGLRLPANRVLGGATGRGFYQMMDGVEVGRVNVAARGCGVAQRAFELGVRYAQQRHTFGKPIAQHQAIQFKLAEMATKVEAAHAMMVNAARKKDSGERNDLEAGMAKYLASEYCKEVVEDAFRIHGGYGFSKEYEIERLYREAPMLLIGEGTAEIQKMIIGRRLLEEYRFQG, from the coding sequence ATGGCACGCCTCGCCCAGACCGCCGGTCTGACCGACATCCAGCAGGAGATCCTGTCCACCGTCCGGGACTTCGTGGACAAGGAGATCATCCCGGTCGCGACCGAGCTGGAGCACCGCGACGAGTACCCGCAGCAGATCGTCGACGGGCTCAAGGAGTTGGGCCTGTTCGGCCTGATGATCCCCGAGGAGTACGGCGGTCTGGGCGAGTCCCTCCTGACGTACGCGCTGTGCGTGGAGGAGATCGCCCGCGGCTGGATGTCGGTCTCCGGCATCATCAACACCCACTTCATCGTGGCGTACATGCTCAAGCAGCACGGCACGCAGGAGCAGAAGGACCACTTCCTGCCGCGCATGGCGGCCGGCGACGTCCGGGGCGCCTTCTCGATGTCGGAGCCGGGTCTGGGTTCCGACGTGTCGGCCATCACGTCCAAGGCGGTCCGGGACGGCGACGAGTACGTCCTGAACGGTCAGAAGATGTGGCTGACGAACGGCGGAACGTCAACTCTGGTCGCCGTTCTCGTCCGAAGTGACGAAGGACACCCTGAGGGCACCGCGCCCCACAAGTCGATGACGACCTTCCTGATCGAGAAGGAGCCCGGTTTCGGAGAGGTCCGTCCCGGTCTCACCATTCCCGGGAAGATCGACAAGATGGGCTACAAGGGTGTCGACACCACCGAGCTGATCATGGATGGCCTGCGACTTCCGGCCAATCGGGTGCTCGGCGGGGCCACCGGCCGAGGTTTTTACCAAATGATGGACGGCGTGGAAGTGGGCCGCGTCAATGTGGCGGCACGTGGCTGCGGAGTCGCTCAGCGTGCCTTCGAACTCGGCGTCCGGTACGCCCAGCAGCGTCACACTTTCGGCAAACCGATCGCTCAGCACCAGGCGATTCAGTTCAAGCTGGCCGAGATGGCTACCAAGGTCGAGGCCGCGCATGCGATGATGGTCAACGCGGCTCGCAAAAAGGACTCCGGTGAGCGAAACGACCTTGAGGCAGGGATGGCGAAGTACCTCGCCTCCGAGTACTGCAAGGAGGTCGTGGAAGACGCCTTCCGGATCCACGGCGGCTACGGCTTCTCCAAGGAGTACGAGATCGAGCGCCTCTACCGTGAGGCTCCGATGCTGCTGATCGGTGAAGGTACCGCCGAGATCCAGAAAATGATCATCGGTCGCAGGCTGCTCGAAGAGTATCGGTTCCAGGGCTAG
- the ccrA gene encoding crotonyl-CoA carboxylase/reductase: MKDILDAIQSPDSTPADFAAMPLPESYRAITVHKDETEMFAGLETRDKDPRKSIHLDDVPLPELGPGEALVAVMASSVNYNSVWTSIFEPLSTFGFLERYGRTNDLAKRHDLPYHIIGSDLAGVVLRTGPGVNAWKPGDEVVAHCLSVEMESSDGHNDTMLDPEQRIWGFETNFGGLAEIALVKSNQLMPKPGHLSWEEAAAPGLVNSTAYRQLVSRNGAGMKQGDNVLIWGASGGLGSYATQFALAGGANPICVVSSDQKADICRSMGAEAIIDRNAEGYKFWKDEQTQDPKEWKRFGKRIRELTGGEDIDIVFEHPGRETFGASVFVTRKGGTITTCASTSGYMHEYDNRYLWMSLKRIIGSHFANYREAWEANRLIAKGKIHPTLSKVYSLEETGQAAYDVHRNLHQGKVGVLCLSPEEGLGVRDEEMRAQHIDAINRFRNI; encoded by the coding sequence GTGAAGGACATCCTGGACGCGATCCAGTCGCCGGACTCGACGCCGGCCGACTTCGCCGCCATGCCGCTCCCCGAGTCGTACCGCGCGATCACCGTGCACAAGGACGAGACGGAGATGTTCGCGGGCCTTGAGACCCGTGACAAGGACCCGCGCAAGTCGATCCACCTCGACGACGTGCCGCTGCCCGAACTCGGCCCGGGCGAGGCCCTGGTCGCCGTCATGGCATCGAGCGTCAACTACAACTCGGTGTGGACCTCGATCTTCGAGCCGCTGTCGACCTTCGGGTTCCTGGAGCGCTACGGCCGCACCAACGACCTGGCCAAGCGCCACGACCTGCCGTACCACATCATCGGCTCCGACCTCGCGGGCGTGGTCCTGCGCACCGGCCCCGGCGTCAACGCCTGGAAGCCCGGCGACGAGGTCGTCGCGCACTGTCTGTCCGTCGAGATGGAGTCCTCGGACGGCCACAACGACACCATGCTCGACCCCGAGCAGCGGATCTGGGGCTTCGAGACCAACTTCGGCGGTCTCGCCGAGATCGCGCTCGTCAAGTCCAACCAGCTGATGCCGAAGCCCGGCCACCTGAGCTGGGAGGAGGCCGCCGCCCCGGGTCTGGTCAACTCCACCGCCTACCGGCAGCTGGTCTCCCGCAACGGCGCCGGCATGAAGCAGGGCGACAACGTCCTGATCTGGGGCGCGAGCGGCGGGCTCGGCTCGTACGCCACGCAGTTCGCGCTGGCCGGCGGCGCCAACCCGATCTGTGTCGTCTCCAGCGACCAGAAGGCGGACATCTGCCGCTCCATGGGCGCCGAGGCGATCATCGACCGCAACGCCGAGGGCTACAAGTTCTGGAAGGACGAGCAGACCCAGGACCCCAAGGAGTGGAAGCGCTTCGGCAAGCGCATCCGCGAGCTCACCGGCGGCGAGGACATCGACATCGTCTTCGAGCACCCGGGCCGCGAGACCTTCGGCGCCTCCGTCTTCGTCACGCGCAAGGGCGGCACGATCACCACCTGTGCCTCGACCTCGGGCTACATGCACGAGTACGACAACCGCTACCTGTGGATGTCCCTGAAGCGGATCATCGGCTCGCACTTCGCCAACTACCGCGAGGCCTGGGAGGCCAACCGGCTCATCGCGAAGGGCAAGATCCACCCGACCCTCTCCAAGGTGTACTCCCTGGAGGAGACCGGCCAGGCGGCCTACGACGTGCACCGCAACCTCCACCAGGGCAAGGTCGGCGTGCTGTGCCTGTCCCCCGAGGAAGGTCTCGGCGTGCGCGACGAGGAGATGCGCGCCCAGCACATCGACGCCATCAACCGCTTCCGCAACATCTGA
- the pssA gene encoding CDP-diacylglycerol--serine O-phosphatidyltransferase: MPEADEVDDEEEMPLSLRLSIADTLTLGNATCGFMAVYFTTTGILIPHLTDSQESGMARNSAATAVILMLCAAVFDLFDGLVARKLRSSPMGAELDNLSDLISFGLAPAYFVLVYGMVADDASQRVAAVGAVVVLLAVVLRLARFSCVTVANGMFQGMPSPFGALTVVAIVLLELPFVATLLAILGTAWLMVSRVEYPKPRGRLAVAMLSWIVLAMGLLAAWAFGAPSGQLLLQTGCALQLVTGAVIPLFATARRVNNFRGNRREARAAQLP; encoded by the coding sequence GTGCCCGAGGCCGACGAGGTCGACGACGAGGAGGAGATGCCTCTTTCTCTCCGCCTCTCGATAGCGGACACCCTCACCCTCGGCAACGCCACGTGCGGCTTCATGGCGGTGTACTTCACCACCACCGGCATCCTGATCCCGCACCTGACCGACAGCCAGGAGTCCGGCATGGCGCGCAACAGCGCGGCCACGGCGGTCATCCTGATGCTGTGCGCGGCGGTCTTCGACCTCTTCGACGGCCTGGTGGCGCGCAAGCTGCGCTCCTCGCCGATGGGCGCCGAGCTGGACAACCTCTCCGACCTGATCAGCTTCGGCCTCGCGCCGGCGTACTTCGTGCTCGTCTACGGCATGGTCGCCGACGACGCGTCGCAGCGGGTGGCGGCGGTGGGGGCCGTGGTGGTGCTGCTTGCGGTGGTCCTCAGGCTGGCCAGATTCTCCTGCGTGACGGTGGCGAACGGCATGTTCCAGGGCATGCCGTCCCCGTTCGGCGCGCTCACGGTGGTCGCGATCGTGCTTCTGGAGCTGCCGTTCGTGGCGACGCTCCTGGCGATCCTGGGCACCGCGTGGCTGATGGTGAGCCGGGTGGAGTACCCGAAGCCGCGGGGGCGGCTCGCGGTGGCAATGCTCTCCTGGATCGTGCTGGCGATGGGACTGCTGGCGGCCTGGGCCTTCGGTGCCCCCAGCGGCCAGCTCCTCCTCCAGACCGGCTGCGCGCTGCAGCTCGTGACGGGGGCGGTGATCCCGCTGTTCGCGACGGCCCGCCGGGTGAACAACTTCCGCGGCAACAGGCGCGAGGCGCGGGCGGCCCAGCTGCCGTAG